In the Pseudomonas orientalis genome, one interval contains:
- the ubiE gene encoding bifunctional demethylmenaquinone methyltransferase/2-methoxy-6-polyprenyl-1,4-benzoquinol methylase UbiE, giving the protein MTDQRKGSDAEPTTHFGFKNVPESQKAEKVAEVFHSVAAKYDLMNDVLSGGMHRLWKRFTIELSGVRTGNRVLDIAGGTGDLAAKFSKLVGPTGQVVLADINGSMLKVGRDRLLDKGVAGNIEFVQADAEKLPFPDNHFDCVTIAFGLRNVTHKEDAIRSMLRVLKPGGRLLVLEFSKPTNALMSKVYDTYSFAFMPLMGKLITNDAESYRYLAESIRMHPDQETLKSMMVEAGFDRVTYHNMTSGIVALHRGIKP; this is encoded by the coding sequence ATGACTGATCAGCGCAAAGGCAGCGATGCCGAACCCACCACTCACTTCGGCTTCAAGAACGTCCCGGAAAGCCAGAAAGCGGAAAAAGTCGCTGAGGTGTTCCACTCCGTAGCCGCCAAGTACGACTTGATGAACGACGTGCTGTCCGGTGGCATGCACCGCCTATGGAAGCGTTTTACCATCGAACTGTCGGGCGTACGCACCGGCAATCGCGTGCTCGATATCGCCGGTGGCACGGGCGATCTGGCAGCCAAATTTTCCAAGCTGGTAGGGCCTACCGGCCAGGTGGTACTGGCCGATATCAACGGCTCGATGCTCAAGGTCGGTCGCGACCGTCTGCTCGACAAGGGCGTGGCCGGCAATATCGAATTCGTTCAGGCCGATGCGGAAAAACTGCCGTTCCCGGACAACCACTTCGATTGCGTGACCATCGCCTTCGGCCTGCGCAACGTCACCCACAAGGAGGACGCGATCCGCTCGATGCTGCGCGTGCTCAAGCCGGGTGGCCGCCTGCTGGTGCTGGAATTCTCCAAGCCGACCAACGCGCTGATGTCCAAGGTGTACGACACCTATTCGTTTGCCTTCATGCCGTTGATGGGCAAGCTGATCACCAATGATGCCGAGAGCTATCGCTACCTGGCTGAATCGATCCGCATGCACCCCGACCAGGAAACCCTGAAGTCCATGATGGTGGAGGCCGGTTTCGACCGCGTGACCTACCACAACATGACCTCGGGCATCGTTGCCCTGCACCGCGGCATCAAGCCCTGA
- a CDS encoding phasin family protein yields the protein MANVILQKKIDSQTTALNEVKRYARKIWLAGLGVYAKVGSEGGEYFKELVKSGQHIESKSKKVAIEQLDAANSQIDQVRSNVSSIGHRVEVQLDKVEKAFDSRVASALNRIGIASKHDVETLSAKLEELTALLERVARKH from the coding sequence ATGGCCAACGTTATTTTGCAGAAAAAAATCGACAGTCAGACCACCGCTCTGAATGAGGTTAAACGCTATGCCCGCAAGATCTGGCTGGCGGGTCTTGGTGTTTATGCCAAGGTCGGCAGCGAGGGTGGCGAATACTTCAAAGAGCTGGTTAAGAGCGGTCAACATATTGAAAGTAAAAGCAAAAAAGTTGCCATTGAACAACTTGATGCCGCCAACAGTCAGATTGACCAAGTAAGGAGTAACGTCTCCAGCATCGGCCACCGAGTTGAAGTTCAACTGGATAAAGTTGAAAAAGCTTTTGACTCACGTGTTGCAAGTGCCTTGAATCGAATCGGCATTGCGTCTAAACATGACGTGGAGACACTCTCTGCTAAGCTCGAAGAGCTGACGGCATTGCTCGAACGTGTCGCGCGTAAACACTAA
- a CDS encoding phasin family protein, whose product MAVKKTTQKESSSWVGEVEKYSRKIWLAGLGVYSKVSSDGGKYFETLVKDGEKAEKLTKSTVGKKVDAAKVSAGSAKSSISDTWNKLEETFDKRLNSAISRLGVPSKAELKTLHSKVDTLTKQIEKLTGAKVAPAKTAAAKPAAKPAAKPAAKTAAAKPAAKAAAKPLVKAAAKPAAKSAAKAPAKAAAKPAAKPAAKTAAAKPAAKAVAAKPAAKAVAKPAVVKPAAKPAATKPAAKPAATKKPAVAKKPAAAKPATAATTASTANSVSAPTPAAATPTATSTTSTPSSQS is encoded by the coding sequence ATGGCTGTTAAAAAAACTACTCAGAAAGAAAGCAGCTCGTGGGTCGGGGAAGTTGAAAAATATTCCCGAAAGATCTGGCTTGCTGGTTTAGGCGTTTACTCGAAAGTGAGCAGTGACGGCGGCAAATACTTCGAGACGCTGGTCAAGGACGGTGAGAAGGCCGAGAAGTTGACCAAGAGCACTGTGGGTAAAAAAGTGGACGCGGCCAAGGTGAGCGCAGGTTCGGCCAAGTCGAGCATTTCCGACACCTGGAACAAGTTGGAAGAAACTTTCGACAAGCGCCTCAACAGTGCTATTTCGCGACTGGGCGTGCCGAGCAAGGCTGAGCTGAAAACGCTGCACAGCAAGGTCGATACGCTGACCAAGCAAATCGAAAAGCTCACAGGCGCCAAAGTGGCGCCAGCCAAGACTGCTGCGGCCAAGCCTGCAGCAAAACCGGCCGCCAAACCTGCGGCTAAAACCGCAGCGGCAAAACCGGCCGCGAAAGCTGCCGCCAAGCCTCTGGTTAAAGCGGCTGCCAAACCGGCTGCAAAATCTGCGGCCAAGGCGCCCGCCAAAGCTGCTGCAAAACCCGCCGCCAAGCCGGCGGCGAAGACTGCCGCCGCCAAGCCAGCCGCAAAAGCTGTAGCGGCCAAGCCTGCCGCCAAGGCCGTCGCCAAACCTGCAGTTGTAAAACCCGCAGCCAAACCAGCCGCCACCAAACCAGCGGCAAAGCCCGCCGCCACGAAGAAGCCGGCGGTAGCGAAAAAACCAGCGGCAGCCAAGCCTGCAACTGCGGCGACAACCGCTTCCACAGCCAACTCGGTGTCCGCACCGACCCCCGCTGCTGCGACTCCGACTGCCACGTCGACAACCTCGACGCCATCCAGTCAGTCCTGA
- a CDS encoding polyhydroxyalkanoic acid system family protein translates to MARITVEREHSLGKAGARAKADTLAQKLKDKYGVESSWSGDTLNLKRSGVEGTVQVFDDSLRIDVKLGLLMSAMSGPLKSEIEKALDKALA, encoded by the coding sequence ATGGCCCGCATCACCGTTGAGCGTGAGCATTCCCTGGGTAAAGCAGGCGCACGGGCGAAAGCCGACACGCTGGCGCAGAAACTCAAGGATAAGTATGGCGTGGAGTCGTCGTGGTCCGGCGATACCTTGAATCTCAAGCGGTCGGGTGTTGAAGGCACGGTTCAGGTCTTTGATGATTCATTGCGTATCGATGTGAAGCTGGGCCTGTTGATGTCGGCCATGAGTGGTCCCCTCAAGTCCGAAATCGAAAAAGCCCTGGATAAGGCGCTGGCCTGA
- the phaC gene encoding class II poly(R)-hydroxyalkanoic acid synthase, which translates to MRERPVTNPAPIPAAFINAQNAITGLRGRDLLSTLRTVAAHGLRNPVHTARHALALGGQLGRVLLGDTVHEPNPNDNRFKDPTWTLNPLYRRSLQAYLSWQKHTRNWIDDSALDAGDRARAQFAFALFNDAVSPSNTLLNPLAIKELLNSGGNSVVRGVSHLFEDLLHNNGLPRQVSKHAFEVGKTVATTPGSVVFRNELLELIQYKPMSEKQYAKPLLVVPPQINKYYIFDLSPANSFVQYALKNGLQTFMVSWRNPDVRHREWGLSTYVAALEEALNACRAITGAREVNLMGACAGGLTIAALQGHLQAKRQLRRIASASYLVSLLDSQIDGPAMLFADEQTLEAAKRRSYQQGVLDGRDMAKVFAWMRPNDLIWNYWVNNYLLGKEPPAFDILYWNNDNTRLPAALHGDLLDFFKHNPLSHPGGLEVCGTPIDLRKVTVDSFSVAGINDHITPWDAVYRSAQLLGGERRFVLSNSGHIQSILNPPGNPKANYVENPRLSSDPRAWYYDASHVEGSWWPQWLEWVQQRSGAQRETLTALGNQNYPPMEAAPGTYVRIR; encoded by the coding sequence ATGCGTGAACGACCCGTGACGAACCCGGCGCCCATCCCCGCTGCGTTCATCAACGCGCAAAACGCGATCACCGGCCTGCGTGGTCGAGACCTGCTGTCGACCCTGCGTACCGTGGCGGCCCATGGCCTGCGCAACCCGGTGCACACCGCACGCCACGCCCTGGCCCTGGGCGGCCAACTGGGCCGCGTGTTGCTGGGGGACACGGTGCATGAGCCCAACCCCAACGACAACCGCTTCAAAGACCCCACCTGGACGCTCAACCCGCTGTACCGGCGCAGCCTGCAAGCCTACTTGAGCTGGCAAAAACACACGCGCAACTGGATCGATGACAGCGCCCTCGACGCAGGCGACCGTGCACGCGCGCAGTTCGCGTTCGCCTTGTTCAACGACGCCGTATCGCCATCCAACACGCTGCTCAACCCGCTGGCGATCAAGGAGTTGCTCAACTCCGGCGGCAACAGTGTGGTGCGTGGCGTGAGCCATTTGTTCGAGGACCTGCTGCACAACAATGGCCTGCCGCGTCAGGTCAGCAAGCATGCCTTCGAAGTCGGCAAGACCGTTGCCACCACTCCAGGCTCAGTGGTGTTTCGCAATGAGCTGCTGGAACTGATCCAGTACAAGCCCATGAGCGAAAAACAATACGCCAAGCCTTTGCTGGTGGTGCCGCCGCAAATCAACAAGTACTACATATTCGACCTGAGTCCGGCCAACAGCTTTGTGCAATACGCGCTGAAAAACGGGCTGCAGACCTTTATGGTCAGCTGGCGCAACCCCGATGTGCGGCATCGCGAATGGGGCCTGTCGACTTACGTGGCGGCGCTGGAAGAAGCCCTCAACGCCTGCCGGGCGATCACCGGCGCGCGCGAGGTCAACCTGATGGGCGCCTGCGCCGGCGGCCTGACCATCGCCGCGCTGCAAGGCCATCTTCAAGCCAAGCGCCAGTTGCGGCGCATCGCCAGCGCCAGTTACCTGGTGAGCTTGCTCGACAGTCAGATCGACGGCCCGGCCATGTTGTTCGCCGATGAACAAACCCTTGAAGCCGCCAAGCGCCGTTCTTACCAGCAAGGTGTGCTGGACGGTCGCGACATGGCCAAGGTGTTCGCCTGGATGCGCCCCAACGATCTGATCTGGAACTATTGGGTCAACAACTACCTGCTGGGCAAGGAACCGCCGGCCTTCGACATCCTGTACTGGAATAACGACAACACGCGCCTGCCCGCCGCGCTGCACGGCGACCTGCTGGATTTTTTCAAGCACAACCCACTGAGCCATCCGGGAGGCCTGGAGGTGTGCGGCACCCCCATCGACTTGCGCAAGGTCACGGTAGACAGCTTCAGCGTGGCCGGCATCAACGACCACATCACACCCTGGGACGCGGTGTATCGCTCCGCCCAACTGCTGGGCGGCGAGCGGCGCTTCGTGCTGTCCAACAGCGGGCATATCCAGAGCATCCTCAACCCGCCGGGCAACCCCAAGGCCAACTACGTCGAGAACCCCAGGCTGAGCAGCGACCCGCGCGCCTGGTACTACGACGCCAGTCACGTCGAAGGCAGCTGGTGGCCGCAGTGGCTGGAGTGGGTCCAGCAACGCTCGGGCGCGCAACGCGAAACCCTCACCGCCCTGGGCAACCAGAACTACCCACCGATGGAAGCGGCGCCAGGCACCTACGTGCGCATACGCTGA
- a CDS encoding TetR/AcrR family transcriptional regulator, producing MKTRDRILECALQLFNHKGEPNVSTMEVANEMGISPGNLYYHFHGKEPLVLGLFERFQCELAPLLDPPADAQLQAEDYWLFLHLIVERMAHYRFLFQDLSNLAGRLPKLAKGIRNLLTALKRTLASLLARLKTAGQLVSDTQALGQLVEQITMTLLFSLDYQRILDRKGEVRVVVYQVMMLVAPHLLLPARQATERFALKYLDDLD from the coding sequence ATGAAGACCCGCGACCGTATCCTCGAATGTGCCCTGCAGTTGTTCAACCACAAGGGCGAGCCGAATGTATCGACGATGGAAGTGGCCAATGAGATGGGGATCAGCCCCGGCAATCTCTACTACCACTTCCATGGCAAGGAGCCTTTGGTGCTGGGACTGTTCGAGCGCTTTCAGTGCGAGTTGGCGCCGCTGCTCGATCCACCTGCCGATGCACAACTGCAAGCCGAGGATTATTGGCTATTCCTGCACCTGATCGTCGAGCGCATGGCCCATTACCGTTTTCTGTTCCAGGACCTGTCGAACCTGGCCGGGCGTCTGCCGAAGCTGGCCAAGGGCATTCGCAACCTGCTCACGGCGCTCAAGCGAACACTGGCTTCTTTGCTCGCGCGATTGAAGACGGCCGGGCAACTGGTCAGTGATACCCAGGCGTTGGGGCAACTGGTGGAGCAGATCACCATGACGCTGCTGTTTTCCCTGGACTACCAGCGAATCCTGGATCGTAAGGGCGAGGTGCGAGTGGTGGTGTACCAAGTCATGATGCTGGTTGCGCCGCATCTGCTGCTGCCGGCACGGCAGGCGACCGAGAGGTTCGCATTGAAATACCTGGATGACCTGGATTGA